The Candidatus Denitrolinea symbiosum DNA window TTTGCTGGCGGTTTCTTCGGTCATTTTGTTTCCTTTGTACCGCAATTATAACAAACGCCCGGCGGTTCTTTGGCGCAAAGGGTTTTTGTGTCTTGGCGGTTTTGTGTGAAAAGGATTCCGCAAGTTTTACTTGCTGCTTTCCCGAAGTAGAACTTCGGGATTCCAAATTTTCATCATTCGGAGGCGCTCCCCCGTTCATGCTTTGTAAAAGCCATGATGAAAGCGCGTTCCGCCCTTGCCCGAAACGGACGGGCGTGCTAAAATACCGCCCGCTGGAATAGTGGGGGCTCGTCTAATGGCAGGACGACTGACTCTGGATCAGTTAGTAGAGGTTCGAATCCTTTGCCCCCAGCTTGAAAAGACTCCCAACCGGGAGTCTTTTCATTGAGCGGTTCGGATCCCCATTCAGGGGACGATGTCCTTTGTCTCCAGCTTGAAAAGACTCCCAACCGGGAGTCTTTTCATCGGTTTGCGTTATCCCAAAGACTTGACACTGCAAGTAATCGGTACCTGCGCTGGGGCGGGGACGGCGAAGCCGTCCAGCCAGAAAAAGGCAGAGGCGTAGAAAAAGGCTTGGGATGTGCGCAGAATCCCCAGCGTCAGGGGCACGCCTTGTTAGGCGTTTTTTGTTGTGCAAGACTCCCTGGCAAACCAAAATGCCTCCACGATTATTGCAGAGTTTTTTACTCACAACTTAATCTTTCAGGTTTCATGAATTACGCAATACTTGTTTTGCACAAAACTGAAATCGAAAGCCTTGCTTGACACAAGTTCAAGTTGTACGTCACTCGGGAGAGCCCCGAATAATGATTTGCCACTACCAAGAAGCACTGGAATAATAGTAATTGTAATCTCGTCAATCAAACCTGCCGCAAGAAAACTTTGTATAGTAAGCCCGCCATCAACATACAGATGATTCAAACCTTTTGCGGAAAGGCGCTCAACTAGTTGTGTTGGATTCTCTGATGATAATGATACAGTAGATGGCACATTACTCGGTAAGGCATTGAGACGACGGCTAAGAACAATTACGGGAGTAGACTTATAAGCCCATTCGCCAAAAGTGAGAACTTGTTCAAACGTGTTTCGCCCCATTATAAGGGCATCTACACTAGACATAAACTGGGCATAACCGCAATCTTCCCCTTCTGAAACGATAGCATTTGCCTTATTTAGCCAGTCAATACTACCGTCTGTTCGAGAAATAAAGCCATCTAAGCTTGTTGCAATGAATACTGAACACTTTGTCATTTTGCTAACCTTCCAAAAAAACGCCTAACTTGGATTTAGGCCTCGCGACTGTCCGGGCGGATCGTCCAAAGAAACTGGCGCGCCGTTCGACGCGCCAGCAGGCTGTTAGAGGGTCTGCGCTTTTTCTCCGCGACGGAACCACGTTGTCCATTCGCGGTTCTGCCATACCACCAGCAGGGGCGCGGCGATGAAGATGGACGAGTAAGTTCCGCTGAGCAGGCCGACGAGGAGGATAACGGCGAATTCGCGCAGGGTGATCCCGCCGAAAAGGGCCAGGGCCAGGAGCATGAATTCGACGGTCATCAATTGGGTGTTGATGGAGCGCTGCAGGGTCTGGATGATGGAATGGTTGGCGAGCGTCTCGAAGGGCAGGCGGCGATAGATGGACGAGTTCTCGCGGATGCGGTCGAAGACCACGATCTTGTCCTGCACCGAAAAGCCGATGACGGTCAGCAGCGCGGTCAGGAAGAGCGCGTCCACCTGCCAGCCCCAGAATGTTCCGCCGATGGCGGTGACGGACATGACGATGGCTACGTCGTGGGCCATGGCGACGATGGCGGTGATGCCGTAGCGGAAGGCATGTTCGAGGCCGCGGAAGGTGAAGGTGATGTAGATCACCACGGCCAGCGCGGCGATGCCCACCGCCAGGGCGGCGCGTTTAGCCACCTGTTCGCCGATGGACGGGCCCACGCTGTCGAATTTCTCGACGGTCAACTCTCCGAATTTTTCCTTGAGGGCGCTTTGGATTTCCCTGCTGGAGGCTTCGTCCAGGAAGGAGGAGCGGACCTGGATCGTCCCCGCGCCGGTCGTCTGCACCTGGGCGTCTTTCACGCCGAGGCTTTCGTAGACGGCCACCACGTCGGCGGGCGCGGGCTGTTCGCCCGAGAAACGCACCTCGAGGATCGAGCCGCCCGTGAAGTCGATCGAGAGCGGCAGGCCGTTGAGCGCGATGAGGATCATCCCTGGAACGATGATGAGCAGGGAGATGGCAAAGTACCAGTAGCGTTTTCCGAGAATGTTCATGTGTTTCTCCCTAAAGACCAAACCATTTCAGGTTTTCGTCGCCGGGTTTAATGACTTTGAGGACGAGGTTGAGCAGGGTGCGGGTGACGAGGATGGCGGTGAAGAGCGAAATTCCCACGCCGAGGGCCAGGGTCAGCGCGAAGCCTTTGACGATGGTCGCCCCAAAGGATGAGCCGAACCAGAACAGGATGATGGAAGTGATGATGGTGGCCAGGTTCGAGTCGCGGATGGAGGACCAGGCGCGCGTCCAGCCCAGGTCAACCGCGTTGCGGAGGGTGCGCCCGGCGCGCAGTTCTTCCTTCATGCGCTCAAAGATGAGGATGTTGGCGTCCAGGGCCGCGCCGGTCGAAAGCAGGAAGCCCGCCACGCCCGCCAGAGTCAGGGTGATGGGGATGTACTTGAAGACGGCAAAGGCGATCAGGCCGTAGATAATGATGGACACATCCGCTAAAATACCGGGCAGGCGGTAGTAGATGCCCATGAAGAGGAAGACAATGATGATGCCGACCAGCCCGGCGATCAGGGATTTCTCCAGCGAGTCCTGGCCGAGGGTTGGACCGACCACGCGGCTTTCCACGATCTTGAAGGGGATTGGCAGGGAGCCGTAGCGCAGTTGGATGGCCAGCGTGTTGGCGGCTTCGTTGGTGAAATCGCCGGTGATCTGGCCGCTTCCGCTCGTGATGGGCTCGTTGATTTGAGGCGCCGAAATGACCGTTTTATCGAGGACGATCCCAAGATATTGCTGGCTATGAGTGGAAGTGTGGTCGCTGAAAATCACCGCGCCTTCCGCGGTGAGCGTAAAATCAATGGCGTTGCGTCCATAGGCGTCTTTGGCGACCAGCGCGGAGGCGATCTTATCCCCAGTCATTACGGTGTGATAGATGATCGGCTGGGCCGGGTCGGCGTTGTTCAGGTCGGTCGCGACGCCCCCGTCCACGTCGGTCTGGACGACCGTCCCGGCGGGGACTCTGGTGTGGCCGAAATCCACGAATTCGAGGCGTCCCGTCTCGCCGAAACTGGCCTTGATCGAATCGGGATTCGCGGCGTCGGGAAACTCGCCGACGATCCGGTTGCTGCCCGCCACCTGGAGCACGCTTTCATTGACCCCGAGCGCGTTGGTGCGATTCTCCAGAATTATGCGGGCGGTTTCCATTTGCTCTTTCGTGATGACCGTGCCTTCGGGAACGTCCGCTTCAAGCACGACCTGCAGGCCGCCGCGCAGGTCGAGGCCGAGTCTCGGGCTGACGTCGCGGCTCCACAGGGGCTTCTGGGTGAAGGGGTTGGTGATGCTTATCTTCTGATTGAAGTCGATCCAGACCGCCAGGACGACAACCAGGACGATCAAAATTACTCTGTTCGTTAGATTTCTCATGCGCTGAACTCCACTCACAAAAATGCCTGCGGCTGGCAGGCGACGGAAGATTATACTACGGGAATTCCGATTTCTGGCTTACGGATTTGGCTGGAACGTGGACAGAAAATCCAGCGCTCGCGCCGCCACTTCGCCGGGCGTCAGCGAGTCGGTGTCCACGATCAAGTCCGCGCGTGCGAGGACGTGGGCGAGACGGCGCTGCTGCTCGGCGTAATCGGCTTCGCTCCAGTTAAGTGTCCGCCGCGCCGAGCAGACGGGGAAGGAGGCCTGGAGGAAGATCAAAACGTCGGGATCGCTCATCCGCCTCCACATGTCCTGAACGTGGGAATGTTCCTGCGCGATGTGACGGCAGACGAAGCCGCGGGCTTCGAGCGCGGCGATCAGCGTGGACTTCCCCGATCCGCACGGGCCGACGACGCCGACGACGAATCTATCCGACGGCATGGCCGGGGGCTTTCGACGCCGCGCCGGAGCCGCGCCGGGCGTTCATGCGATGGGCAGGCGTACGCTCATGCGCCGCGCCTGGTCGGCGGCGTGCGGCGTCACTTTCACCGCCACCACGCTGATATCGTCCACGGGGCGGCCGTCGTCCAGGTGGACGGCGTGCGCCAGCAGCGTGTCCGCGATGATCTGTGGATCGGGCGACTCTTCGTCGTCGAGCATGGACTGGATCACGGTGCGGACTTCCATCGGCTGGCCGCGGCGCTTCCCGGCGTGTTCCAACCCGTCGGTGTAGACGATGATGACGAGGCCCGGTTCGATGTCGATTTCTGTGATGACCGGCCGCGTGTCGCGCGCGGCGCCGAGCGGAACGCTTTCGGTCGAGGCGCTGTCCAGCTTCCCCTCGCGGCAGATGAAGGTCGCGCAGGGGTTGTTGCGCGTCAGGACGATGGTGTTCGTGTGCAGGTCCACCGAGACGATGTTCAGCGTGCAGGAGACTTTGCCGCCCCTCTCGGTGTAGAGCGCGTCCGAGGCGGCGCGCGCCGCGGCCCCGTCTCGCACGCCTTCGGCCAGCAGTCCGATCACCTTGCGGACGACCATCATCGAGACGGCTTTCGCGCCGCGTCCGCTGGATTGACCGTCCGCCAGCGCCACCGAGAGTCCGCCTTTGGGACGTTCGACGACTTCCAGCGTGTCTCCGCTTTCGGAGACGGCGTATTTGTTGATTTTGGCGACAGCGATTTGAACTTCCATGAATCCAATTTTACAACGGTTCGGGCTTGACGTCACTGCTCTCTGCCGCTATAATCCCGCCGCTATCTGACCCCCGCGCCGAGCCTCGCTCGGCGATTGCATGTCAAACGAAGGAGAACGGAATGCCCCCACAACCAAAACGCAAACACTCGAAAGGCCGCCGTGACCGACGCCGCGCCCACGACGCCATCGCCGCCAAGAATCTCGTCGCCTGTTCCAACTGCGGAGCCATGCGCCTGCCGCACACCGTCTGCCCCAGCTGCGGACATTATCAGTCGCGCGAAGTGATCGAGATCAAGAAGGACAAAAAGAAGAAGTCCGAGTAAAACAGGAGCCGTGAATTTCACGGCTCTTTTTTTTGACGGATCGACGCGGTCTATTTCTTTCCCAGTTCCACGCCCATCATTTTTTCCAGCGCTTTCACCAGGCTGTGATTCCCCTCGCCGCCAAGTCCCTGCGCTTGCAGCGCGCGGTACATTTGGAAGACCATCCCGGTCGCCAGCAGCGGGATGCCCATCTCGTCTGCGGCCTCCAGCACGAGACGCAGATCCTTTTGTTGCAAATCAATCGTGAAGCCCGGACGGAAGTCGCGGACGATCATCTGCGGGCCGCGGTTGGCGAGCATCCACGAACCCGCCGCGCCGCCTTTGACGGCGTCAATTGTTGTGGCGAGGTCGAGTCCGCCCGCCTGGGCGAAGAGCAGCGCCTCGCTCGCCGCGAGTTGATTCACGACCACCAAAATCTGGTTGACGAGTTTTGCCGTCTGCCCCGCGCCCTGCGCGCCGACGTGCGTGACGGTCTTCCCGTACGCCTGCAGGATCGGCAGGGCGCGCTCGAAGTCCGACGCCGCGCCGCCGACCATGATGGAGAGCGTCCCGTTCTTCGCGCCCTCGCTGCCCCCGCTGACGGGCGCGTCGAGAAACGCCGCGCCCTGCGCGTTCAGCCGCTTCGCCATCTCGACGGTCTTGCGCGGGCTGATCGTGCTGTGGTCTGCCACCAGCGCGCCGCGCTTCACGCCCGCGTTGACGCCGTCCGCGCCGAACAAGACCTGCTCCACGTCGGGCGTGTCGCTGACGCAAATTAAGATCACGTCGCAGCGCGACGCCAAATCCGCTGGCGAAGACGCGCTCTTCGCGCCCTCCGCGACGAACTCGTCCATGCGCGCCGCCGTGCGATTCCAAACCGTCACGTCGCGCCCCGCTTTCAGCAGGTTGCGCGTCATGCCGCGTCCCATGATCCCCAGTCCGATAAATCCGATTTGTGTCATGTCGTCTCCTTGTTGTCTGTTGCGCCGATTATAATGGACGCATGCAGTTCACTCTCTCCCTCGCGCAAATGGACGTGAAATTCGGCGACCCCGACGCCAACCTCGCGACGGTCGTCCGCATGACGGAGGAGGCGGGACGCCGCGGCTCGGACTTGATCCTGCTCCCCGAACTTTGGTCCACCGGCTACGACCTGACGCGCGCCGCGCGCTACGCCTCCGCCCTGACCTCGGGCCTGTTCGCTGAACTTTCGGCCCTCGCGCGGCGGACGGGGATTCACATCGTCGGCTCGACGTTATCCACGCTCGGCGAGAGTCGATTCGGCAACACGCTGACGGTTTTCGCGCCGAACGGGAACCTGCTTGCGGATTATTCCAAAATCCACCTGTTCCGCCTGATGGACGAGCATCGCTACTTGACGGCGGGCGACGAGCCCGCGCTGGCCGGCCTGCCCTTTGGACGCGCGGGACTGGCGATCTGCTACGACCTGCGCTTCCCCGAGCTCTTCCGCGGTTATGCCCTGGCGGGCGCGGCGATGACGTTCCTCCCCTCCGAGTGGCCGAAGCCGCGCCTCGTCCACTGGCAGACGCTCGTCCGCGCGCGGGCCATCGAAAACCAGATGTTCGTCTTCGCCTGCAACCGCGTCGGGAGCGATCCGTCGAACGAGTATTTCGGCCATTCGATGGCGGTGGATCCGTGGGGCGAGATCCTGGCGGAAGGCGGCGAGGGGGAGGAGTTGATTACGTTGACGGCCGACCTGTCCAAGGTTCAGGAGACGAGGCGGAAGATCCCCATTTTGGAAGATCGAAGGGCGGAGAGTTACTGGTAGCGCGAATCCCAATCCGCTTCACAAAATTCTCACCACGCGCAATCGGGACAGGAGTTGATCCCCGCGGATTTCCCCACGTGTTTGTACATCGTCACGGAGGTGAACGATTCGCCGAGAATCCCATCGTGGATGGCCCACGAGCGCAGGCGGATGCTGTTCGCCGCGGCGGGCTGGCGGAACGGGGTCGAGCCGTCCAACCGCGGGAGCAGGTCGCCGTCGGCGGCGAATCCCTTTTGGACGCGGTCCATGAGACGGCGTCCCGCCTGATACGCGAAGCCGTGCCGTTCGAAGATGACCGCGTTGTGATAGTAGAGCGGTTCGACGAAATAGATATCGTGTCCGAGAAATTTGACGAATTTTTCGAAGGTCTGGATGGCCTCGTCGAGCATGTTGAGGCCGCGGCGGACCTGTCCCGGCGCGAGGCCGTCTGCAAGCGCGGCCGCCTCGGCGTCGAGGTTGCGGCGGCGAGTCCCGAATTTTGTAGTCTGCCCGTCGGGCGTCGCATCCACATTGTAGCGCGGCGAGTCGGGGTTGTTCATGATGTAAAGCAGAATGTGGATCTGCCCGTTGAGCGTGTCGGTGAGATGACCGTAGAGGATCGGGTCGGGGAAACGCTCTTCGTGGAAGAGGGAGAATTCCACGTCGCTGGAGCCAGGCGCGAATTTGAATTTTGTGAAATTTCTGATGCGCTGGGAATTGAACGCGGGGAGTTGGAAGCGCTCGAACAGGCCGCGCGGGATGACGCGCAAATAGATGGCGCGCTTTTCGTCCTCGGGAAGGTTGTTGATGCCGCCGATGGTGGATGGTTGCATGGTCGGTTCCGTGGATGTGGTTTCGCGGGGCGCGTTCGGCCGCGCGTTATCTGACTCTCGATTCCCTATCCGAATCTCTCTGCGCGTCGCGCTGGGCGATGACGGCGCGCTTGTCGTGCAGTTTCTTGCCGCGGGCGAGGGCGATCTCGATCTTGGCGCGTCCGTTCTTCAGGTAGACGCGCGTCGGGACGATGGTCATGCCTTTCTGGCGGACGGAGTTGAACAACTGGCGGATTTCGCGTTTGTTGAGGAGCAGACGGCGGGCGCGCACGGGATCGTGGTTGTTGCGGCTGGCCTGCTCGTAGGGCGCGATGTGCGCGCCGCGCAGCCAGGCCTGTCCCGACTCGATCTCGACGTAGGATTCGACCAGGCTCATCTGTCCCGCGCGGATGGATTTGATCTCCGAGCCTTGCAGGGACAGTCCCGCCTCGAACTTTTCCAGCAGGAAATACTCAAAACCAGCCTTGCGGTTGGTGGCGACGACTTTGATCTCTTCGGTCACAGGGCGATTGTAACATGAAGCCTTCTCGCTCCAACTTATGCTTTTTGTCACTTCATGGGCGGCCTGCCTGCGTGATATACTTTTGCCTGCATAGCGCGGAGGCTGGAGGTTGTCTGTGATATTCCCGTCCAATCCTGATTTCCAAGGTGAACCATGAAGGACTTTCTCGCTATTTCAGACTATTCCCCCTCCCAGATCCAGGACATCCTCGACCTGGCCATCGAACTGAAAAAGGAATATTTCA harbors:
- a CDS encoding dihydrofolate reductase — protein: MTKCSVFIATSLDGFISRTDGSIDWLNKANAIVSEGEDCGYAQFMSSVDALIMGRNTFEQVLTFGEWAYKSTPVIVLSRRLNALPSNVPSTVSLSSENPTQLVERLSAKGLNHLYVDGGLTIQSFLAAGLIDEITITIIPVLLGSGKSLFGALPSDVQLELVSSKAFDFSFVQNKYCVIHET
- a CDS encoding translocase subunit SecF, producing MNILGKRYWYFAISLLIIVPGMILIALNGLPLSIDFTGGSILEVRFSGEQPAPADVVAVYESLGVKDAQVQTTGAGTIQVRSSFLDEASSREIQSALKEKFGELTVEKFDSVGPSIGEQVAKRAALAVGIAALAVVIYITFTFRGLEHAFRYGITAIVAMAHDVAIVMSVTAIGGTFWGWQVDALFLTALLTVIGFSVQDKIVVFDRIRENSSIYRRLPFETLANHSIIQTLQRSINTQLMTVEFMLLALALFGGITLREFAVILLVGLLSGTYSSIFIAAPLLVVWQNREWTTWFRRGEKAQTL
- a CDS encoding translocase subunit SecD, yielding MRNLTNRVILIVLVVVLAVWIDFNQKISITNPFTQKPLWSRDVSPRLGLDLRGGLQVVLEADVPEGTVITKEQMETARIILENRTNALGVNESVLQVAGSNRIVGEFPDAANPDSIKASFGETGRLEFVDFGHTRVPAGTVVQTDVDGGVATDLNNADPAQPIIYHTVMTGDKIASALVAKDAYGRNAIDFTLTAEGAVIFSDHTSTHSQQYLGIVLDKTVISAPQINEPITSGSGQITGDFTNEAANTLAIQLRYGSLPIPFKIVESRVVGPTLGQDSLEKSLIAGLVGIIIVFLFMGIYYRLPGILADVSIIIYGLIAFAVFKYIPITLTLAGVAGFLLSTGAALDANILIFERMKEELRAGRTLRNAVDLGWTRAWSSIRDSNLATIITSIILFWFGSSFGATIVKGFALTLALGVGISLFTAILVTRTLLNLVLKVIKPGDENLKWFGL
- a CDS encoding stage II sporulation protein E, yielding MEVQIAVAKINKYAVSESGDTLEVVERPKGGLSVALADGQSSGRGAKAVSMMVVRKVIGLLAEGVRDGAAARAASDALYTERGGKVSCTLNIVSVDLHTNTIVLTRNNPCATFICREGKLDSASTESVPLGAARDTRPVITEIDIEPGLVIIVYTDGLEHAGKRRGQPMEVRTVIQSMLDDEESPDPQIIADTLLAHAVHLDDGRPVDDISVVAVKVTPHAADQARRMSVRLPIA
- a CDS encoding 50S ribosomal protein L32; its protein translation is MPPQPKRKHSKGRRDRRRAHDAIAAKNLVACSNCGAMRLPHTVCPSCGHYQSREVIEIKKDKKKKSE
- a CDS encoding 2-hydroxy-3-oxopropionate reductase, which translates into the protein MTQIGFIGLGIMGRGMTRNLLKAGRDVTVWNRTAARMDEFVAEGAKSASSPADLASRCDVILICVSDTPDVEQVLFGADGVNAGVKRGALVADHSTISPRKTVEMAKRLNAQGAAFLDAPVSGGSEGAKNGTLSIMVGGAASDFERALPILQAYGKTVTHVGAQGAGQTAKLVNQILVVVNQLAASEALLFAQAGGLDLATTIDAVKGGAAGSWMLANRGPQMIVRDFRPGFTIDLQQKDLRLVLEAADEMGIPLLATGMVFQMYRALQAQGLGGEGNHSLVKALEKMMGVELGKK
- a CDS encoding carbon-nitrogen hydrolase, which codes for MQFTLSLAQMDVKFGDPDANLATVVRMTEEAGRRGSDLILLPELWSTGYDLTRAARYASALTSGLFAELSALARRTGIHIVGSTLSTLGESRFGNTLTVFAPNGNLLADYSKIHLFRLMDEHRYLTAGDEPALAGLPFGRAGLAICYDLRFPELFRGYALAGAAMTFLPSEWPKPRLVHWQTLVRARAIENQMFVFACNRVGSDPSNEYFGHSMAVDPWGEILAEGGEGEELITLTADLSKVQETRRKIPILEDRRAESYW
- a CDS encoding SsrA-binding protein; translation: MTEEIKVVATNRKAGFEYFLLEKFEAGLSLQGSEIKSIRAGQMSLVESYVEIESGQAWLRGAHIAPYEQASRNNHDPVRARRLLLNKREIRQLFNSVRQKGMTIVPTRVYLKNGRAKIEIALARGKKLHDKRAVIAQRDAQRDSDRESRVR